The region TCGGTCTTGAGCTTGTCGATCGTCGCGGGGTCGACCTTGGCGAACGCCTCGTCGGTCGGCGCGAACACGGTGAACTGGCCGCCGTTGAGCGTGTCGACGAGGTTCACCTGCGGATTGAGTTGTCCCGAAACGGCTTTGGTGAGGGTCGTCAGCACCGGGTTGTTCGATGCGGCGACGGTCACCGGGTCGGCGGCCATGCCCTGAACCGACCCGGGCCCGGTGGGTACCTGCTGGGCGTACGCCGCACACCCCGGGCCGACCGGCGCCGCGGCCGCTGTCGTCGCCGTTCCCAGGGAGAGGCCGATCGCAGCCACTGCCGCGAAACCCACTCCTGCCCAAGCTTTTCCGTTGACCGTCATATCCTCTGGATCCTTTCACCGCGAGCGTTTGGTGTCCTGTCGGACGCTTACACCGGGTATTCGGAGCGGTGTGGAGCTTGGATGGGTTGTCTGCGAGCACTTTTCGGGCAAACTCTTCGACGGGACACAGAAATCCCCCGCACGCCGTGGCGTGTCGGGGGATTCTGTGTCGGGTCGAGCCGCGCTCAGTTGGCGGGCGGCATCAGCACGGTGTCGATCATGTACACGGTCGCGTTCGCGGTCTTCACCCCGCCGCACACCAGCCCGGCATCGTTGACCTTCATGTCATCGCCCGCACCGGTCACGTTCAGCGTCGCGCCCTGCACCGTCTTGTGCTCGCCGGCGACCTTGTCGGGTGCCGCCTGTCCTGGGACCACGTGATAGGTAAGGATTTTCGTCAACAGGTCCGAGTCGGTCTTCAGCTTCTCCAGCGTCGCGGCATCGATCTTGGCGAACGCGTCGTCGGTCGGCGCGAACACCGTGAACTGGCCGCCGTTGAGAGTGTCGACGAGGTTGACGTTCGGGTTGAGCTGGCCCGACAGCGCCTGGGTCAGGGTCTTGAGCATCGGGTTGTTGGATGCGGCGACCGTCACCGGATCGGCGGCCATGCCGGCCACAGAGCCGGGGCCCGAGGGAACCTGTTCGGCGTACGCCGCGCACCCGCGGCCGACCAGGTTGGCGGCCGGGTCTGCCGTCGCACTACTGGTCGGGGCCGCCGAGCTGCCCGTCGCGGAGTCCACCGCCGACTCCGCAGCGCTGGTCGCCGACGACGCGGTGCTGGAGGCTTGCTCGCTCGAACAGGCCGCTGCGCCGAAGATGGCCAGTGCGGCCAGGCTCGCGGCGGCGACAGACTTGCGGTGAACCGTCATCATCAATTCCATCCCTTCGTGGCGGGCCCCTGTGCCCGTCCTCTTGCTGACACACGTGATTCCCCGCACTTCGCTTTCCGGATGGGTGCCGACGCGATACGTCAGATTCCTGTCACAGTTACTTCACAGCTTCCCTGCGCCTTCACCAGGCGGGCATGGCTGGCCGATGGGTCTTCGCGGCACAATGGATCGGTGATGCGAACCGGCGAACAGGGCGACAGGCTGCGGGTGCTGATCCTGGGCAGTACGGGGTCCATCGGGACCCAGGCGCTCGAGGTGATCGCCGCCAACCCCGACCGCTTCGAGGTCGTCGGCCTGGCCGCAGGCGGAGGCAACGCCGCGCTGCTGGACCGGCAGCGCGCTCAGACCGGTGTGACGAAGATCGCCCTCGCCGATCCCGCCGCCGCCGACGCCATCGGCGACGTCCCGTTCTCCGGACCCGACGCCGCCACGCGGCTCGTGGAGGACACCGCCGCGACCACAGGTGTCGACGTGATTCTCAACGCCCTCGTCGGTGCGCTGGGTCTTCAGCCCACGCTGGCGGCGCTGGGCAGCGGCGCCCGGCTGGCGCTGGCCAACAAGGAGTCCCTGGTGGCCGGCGGGCCGCTGGTGGTCAAAGCGGCCGCGCCGGGACAGATCGTGCCGGTGGACTCGGAGCACTCCGCGCTGGCGCAGTGCCTGCGCGGCGGCGCGGCCGACGAGGTGGCCAAGTTGGTGCTGACCGCATCCGGTGGCCCGTTCCGCGGCTGGACCGCCGACCGGCTGGAAGGTGTCACCCCGGAACAGGCCGGCGCCCACCCGACCTGGTCGATGGGGCCGATGAACACGCTCAACTCGGCGTCACTGGTCAACAAGGGCCTCGAGTTGATCGAGACACACCTGCTGTTCGGCGTGGATTACGACCGCATCGAGGTGGTGGTGCACCCGCAGTCCATCGTGCACTCGATGGTCACGTTCACCGACGGCTCGACGCTGGCGCAGGCCAGCCCGCCGGACATGAAGTTGCCGATCGCGCTGGCGCTGGGCTGGCCCTCCCGGGTCGCCGGAGCCGCAGCGGCCTGCGACTTCACCGCGGCGTCGACCTGGGAGTTCGAGCCGCTGGATCGGGACGTCTTCCCCGCGGTGGACCTGGCCCGCGAGGCGGGCCGGCGGGGCGGATGCCTGACCGCGGTGTACAACGCGGCGAACGAGGAAGCCGCGCAGGCCTTCCTCGACGGGCGCATCCGGTTCCCGGCGATCGTGCGGACCATCGACGCCGTCCTGCGCGCTGCCGACCAGTGGGCCGCCGAACCCGCTACCGTGGACGACGTACTCGACGCGCAGGACTGGGCCCGTGAGCGGGCCCGGCGCGCGGTCGAGAAAGAATCCGCAGTGAGCAACGCTGGATAGAAGGTAGGGCTGACCACGTTATGAGTTTCGCGTGATGTTCGTGATCGGCATCGTGCTGTTCGCACTCGCCATCCTGGTGTCGGTGGCCCTGCACGAGTGCGGCCACATGTGGATCGCCCGTGCGACCGGCATGAAAGTGCGCCGCTACTTCGTCGGCTTCGGCCCCACCCTGTGGTCCACCCGCAGGCCCAACAAACTCGGTTCGACCGAGTACGGCGTCAAGGCCGTCCCGCTGGGCGGCTTCTGCGACATCGCAGGCATGACCTCGGTCGAGGAGCTCACCCCTGACGAGCGGCCCTACGCGATGTTCCGGCAGAAGACCTGGAAGCGGGTGGCCGTGCTCGCCGCCGGTCCCGGCATGAACTTCGTCATCGGCCTGGTGCTGATCTACGGGATCGCGATCATCTGGGGCCTGCCCAACCTGCACCAGCCCACCAACGCGATGGTGGGGGAGACGTCGTGCGTGAAATCCGAAGTGACGCAAGGCAAATTGGGTGACTGCATCGCGCCCAGCCCGGCGCAGGCGGCCGGTATCCGGGCCGGCGACGTCGTGGTGGCGGTGGGCGGGAAGCCGGTGGCCAACTTCGAGGAGATGTCGGCGGCGGTGCGCAAACTCAACGGCCCGACCGAGTTCACGGTGCAGCGCGCCGAGAACGGCGCCACGCGTCAGTTCACCACGACCGTCGACGTGACTCCGAGTCAGCGCTTCGTGGCGGGGCCGGGCGGTGCGGCACCGGCGCCGGCGAACGTCGGCACCATCGGGGTGACCGCGGCCAGTTTCGGCCCCACGCAGTACAACCCGCTCTCCGCGGTCCCGGCCACCTTCGCCTTCACCGGCGACCTCACCGTCGAGCTGGGCAAGTCGCTGGCGAAGATCCCGACGAAGATCGGTGCGCTGGTGCACTCGATCGGTGGCGGCGAACGGGATCCCGAGACGCCGATCAGCGTCGTCGGGGCCAGCATCATCGGCGGCGACACCGTCGAAGCCGGGTTGTGGGTGGCGTTCTGGTTCTTCCTCGCTCAGCTGAACTTCGTGCTCGGCGCGATCAACCTGGTGCCGCTCCTGCCGTTCGACGGCGGGCACATCGCGATCGCCCTGTTCGAGAAGGTCCGCAACTTGTTCCGCTCGGCGCGCGGCATGGTGGCCGCCGCCCCGGTCAACTACCTGAAGTTGATGCCCGCCACCTACGTGGTGCTCTTCGTGGTGGTCGGCTACATGCTGCTGACCGTGACCGCAGACCTGGTCAACCCGATCAGGTTGTTCCAATAGACCTCTTAGGAGTGCTCCGATGACCTCCATCGGCCTGGGTATGCCGGCGCCCCCCGCGCCGGTGCTCGCTCCCCGCCGCCCGACGCGCCAGCTGATGGTGCGCGACGTCGGCGTCGGCAGCGATCATCCGATCTCGGTGCAGTCGATGTGCACCACCAAGACGCACGACATCAACGCGACACTGCAGCAGATCGCGGAGCTGACCGCGTCGGGCTGCGACATCGTGCGCGTGGCGTGCCCGCGGCAGGAGGACGCCGACGCGCTCGCGACGATCGCGAAGAAGTCGCAGATCCCGGTGATCGCCGACATCCACTTTCAGCCGAAGTACATCTTCGCCGCCATCGACGCGGGCTGTGCCGCGGTGCGGGTGAACCCGGGCAACATCAAGGAGTTCGACGGCCGGGTCAAGGAGGTCGCCGCGGCGGCCGCCGCCGCGGGCATCCCGATCCGCATCGGCGTCAACGCCGGATCGCTGGACAAGCGGTTCATGGAGAAGTACGGCAAGGCCACGCCCGAGGCGCTGGTGGAGTCGGCGCTGTGGGAAGCCTCGCTGTTCGAGGAACACGGCTTCGGCGACATCAAGATCAGCGTCAAGCACAACGACCCGGTCGTGATGGTCGCGGCCTATGAACAACTCGCCGAGCAGTGCGACTACCCCCTGCACCTGGGCGTCACCGAGGCCGGCCCGGCGTTCCAGGGCACCATCAAGTCCGCCGTCGCGTTCGGCGCGCTGCTCTCCCGGGGCATCGGCGACACCATCCGGGTGTCGTTGTCCGCTCCGCCGGCCGAGGAGGTCAAGGTCGGCATCCAGATCCTCGAATCGCTCAATCTGCGGCCCCGGTCCCTGGAGATCGTGTCGTGCCCGTCCTGCGGGCGCGCGCAGGTCGACGTCTACACCCTGGCCAACGAGGTCACCGCGGGCTTGCAGGGCATGGAGGTTCCGCTGCGGGTCGCCGTCATGGGGTGCGTCGTCAACGGTCCAGGGGAAGCCCGTGAGGCGGACCTCGGTGTGGCCTCCGGCAACGGCAAGGGGCAGATCTTCGTCAAGGGCGAGGTGATCAAGACCGTCCCCGAGGCCCTCATCGTCGAGACGCTGATCGAGGAGGCCATGCGCCTCGCCGCCGGCATGGAAGCGACGGACACGGCGCGAGGTGCCGCGGATGGCAGCGGTTCGCCTATTGTGACCGTAAGCTGAGGGTAGCTCCGCGGGTTGCGGGACTGCTTCTCAAGGGTTCGTCGCAGAAAGAGTCCACATGTCGGCTCCTCCGCTTTTTCGCCTCGTTGACGAGCGAAGGGTGTCGGTGGTGCGTGACACCCGCGACGCGGCCGCGGTCCGACAGGTGCTCGACGACGATCCGGTCGCGTCGTGCATGGTCGCGTCCCGGGTCGCCGAGCACGGCATCGAGCCCGCGGCGATCGGCGGAGAGCTCTGGACGCGCCGTCGCGCCACCGAGTCGCTGTGTTACGCCGGGGCGAATCTGATCCCGCTGCGCGGTGGCCCGGGTGATCTGAATGCGTTCGCGGACAAGGCGATGAGCACTGCCCGTCGGTGCTCCTCGCTGGTGGGCCGCGCCGAACTGGTCCTGCCGATGTGGCAGCGGCTGGAACCGGCCTGGGGGCCCGCGCGCGATGTACGGGCCCACCAACCGCTGATGGCGCTGGACACCGCCCCGGCGTGCCCGGTCGACCCCGCGGTGCGGCCGGTCCGCATGGAGGAGCTCGACGCCTATCTCGTCGCGGCCATCGACATGTTCATCGGCGAGGTCGGCATCGATCCCCGCATCGGTGACGGCGGCCGCGGCTACCGTCGCCGCGTCGCCGGGCTCATCGCGGCCGGACGGGCCTGGGCCCGGTTCGAGCGCGGGCAGGTCGTGTTCAAGGCCGAGGTCGGCTCACAGTCACCGGCGGTCGGGCAGATCCAGGGCGTGTGGGTGCACCCGGACTACCGGGGCCGCGGTCTGGGCACCGGCGGCACTGCGGCGCTGGCCGCCGCGGTCGTGGGCGGCGGCCGCATCGCCAGCCTGTACGTCAACAGCTTCAACACCATCGCGCGGGCGACCTACGCGCGGATCGGCTTCACCGAGATCGCGTCGTTCGCGACCGTGCTGCTCGACTGAACCCCGCGGACGCTTACTCTTCCTCACATGACGGAGCAGGACGCCACTGCCGAGCGCCGCGCGATCGCCGACGCGCTCGTGGTCGCACTCGAACGCAGGCACGAGGTGCTCGACGCCGTCGTCGCCTCCGAGGACTACGACGCCGCGATCGAGGCGATCGCCGACCTCCTCGGCACCGACGACGTGGCCGCCGAAGCGGTCCTGCGGCTGTCCTTCGACCGACTCACGAGGGTCTCTCGCCGCCGGATCGCCGACGAGCTGGCCAACCTCAACAGCCAGGCGTTGACGCTGCGCCGGGACGAACCCACCGGGGACTCGGCGCGCCGGCTGATGTTGCGGCCGTTCACCTCCGACGAGGATCGCGACATCTTCGCCGCCCGCACCGCCGACGTGCAGTCGGCCGGCGACGGCACCGCCGCCCCCGCCGGCGACTTGAACGACGAGATCCGCGACGCCGTCGCTCGCGTGGCGGCCGAGGAGGCGGCGTGGCTGGTGGCCGAGGTCGGGGCCGCCAAGGTCGGCATGGTGTTCGGTGAGCTCAGCGACGGCGAGGTCGACGTGCGCATCTGGATCCACCCCGACCATCGCAAGCGCGGCTACGGCACGGCGGCGCTGCGCGCGTCGCGCTCGGAGATGGCGGCGTGCTTCCCCGCGGTGCCGCTGGTCGTGCGGGCGCCCGCCGCCGG is a window of Mycolicibacterium chubuense NBB4 DNA encoding:
- the dxr gene encoding 1-deoxy-D-xylulose-5-phosphate reductoisomerase → MRTGEQGDRLRVLILGSTGSIGTQALEVIAANPDRFEVVGLAAGGGNAALLDRQRAQTGVTKIALADPAAADAIGDVPFSGPDAATRLVEDTAATTGVDVILNALVGALGLQPTLAALGSGARLALANKESLVAGGPLVVKAAAPGQIVPVDSEHSALAQCLRGGAADEVAKLVLTASGGPFRGWTADRLEGVTPEQAGAHPTWSMGPMNTLNSASLVNKGLELIETHLLFGVDYDRIEVVVHPQSIVHSMVTFTDGSTLAQASPPDMKLPIALALGWPSRVAGAAAACDFTAASTWEFEPLDRDVFPAVDLAREAGRRGGCLTAVYNAANEEAAQAFLDGRIRFPAIVRTIDAVLRAADQWAAEPATVDDVLDAQDWARERARRAVEKESAVSNAG
- a CDS encoding fasciclin domain-containing protein — encoded protein: MMTVHRKSVAAASLAALAIFGAAACSSEQASSTASSATSAAESAVDSATGSSAAPTSSATADPAANLVGRGCAAYAEQVPSGPGSVAGMAADPVTVAASNNPMLKTLTQALSGQLNPNVNLVDTLNGGQFTVFAPTDDAFAKIDAATLEKLKTDSDLLTKILTYHVVPGQAAPDKVAGEHKTVQGATLNVTGAGDDMKVNDAGLVCGGVKTANATVYMIDTVLMPPAN
- a CDS encoding GNAT family N-acetyltransferase, which gives rise to MTEQDATAERRAIADALVVALERRHEVLDAVVASEDYDAAIEAIADLLGTDDVAAEAVLRLSFDRLTRVSRRRIADELANLNSQALTLRRDEPTGDSARRLMLRPFTSDEDRDIFAARTADVQSAGDGTAAPAGDLNDEIRDAVARVAAEEAAWLVAEVGAAKVGMVFGELSDGEVDVRIWIHPDHRKRGYGTAALRASRSEMAACFPAVPLVVRAPAAGA
- a CDS encoding GNAT family N-acetyltransferase yields the protein MSAPPLFRLVDERRVSVVRDTRDAAAVRQVLDDDPVASCMVASRVAEHGIEPAAIGGELWTRRRATESLCYAGANLIPLRGGPGDLNAFADKAMSTARRCSSLVGRAELVLPMWQRLEPAWGPARDVRAHQPLMALDTAPACPVDPAVRPVRMEELDAYLVAAIDMFIGEVGIDPRIGDGGRGYRRRVAGLIAAGRAWARFERGQVVFKAEVGSQSPAVGQIQGVWVHPDYRGRGLGTGGTAALAAAVVGGGRIASLYVNSFNTIARATYARIGFTEIASFATVLLD
- the ispG gene encoding flavodoxin-dependent (E)-4-hydroxy-3-methylbut-2-enyl-diphosphate synthase: MTSIGLGMPAPPAPVLAPRRPTRQLMVRDVGVGSDHPISVQSMCTTKTHDINATLQQIAELTASGCDIVRVACPRQEDADALATIAKKSQIPVIADIHFQPKYIFAAIDAGCAAVRVNPGNIKEFDGRVKEVAAAAAAAGIPIRIGVNAGSLDKRFMEKYGKATPEALVESALWEASLFEEHGFGDIKISVKHNDPVVMVAAYEQLAEQCDYPLHLGVTEAGPAFQGTIKSAVAFGALLSRGIGDTIRVSLSAPPAEEVKVGIQILESLNLRPRSLEIVSCPSCGRAQVDVYTLANEVTAGLQGMEVPLRVAVMGCVVNGPGEAREADLGVASGNGKGQIFVKGEVIKTVPEALIVETLIEEAMRLAAGMEATDTARGAADGSGSPIVTVS
- a CDS encoding M50 family metallopeptidase: MMFVIGIVLFALAILVSVALHECGHMWIARATGMKVRRYFVGFGPTLWSTRRPNKLGSTEYGVKAVPLGGFCDIAGMTSVEELTPDERPYAMFRQKTWKRVAVLAAGPGMNFVIGLVLIYGIAIIWGLPNLHQPTNAMVGETSCVKSEVTQGKLGDCIAPSPAQAAGIRAGDVVVAVGGKPVANFEEMSAAVRKLNGPTEFTVQRAENGATRQFTTTVDVTPSQRFVAGPGGAAPAPANVGTIGVTAASFGPTQYNPLSAVPATFAFTGDLTVELGKSLAKIPTKIGALVHSIGGGERDPETPISVVGASIIGGDTVEAGLWVAFWFFLAQLNFVLGAINLVPLLPFDGGHIAIALFEKVRNLFRSARGMVAAAPVNYLKLMPATYVVLFVVVGYMLLTVTADLVNPIRLFQ